The Deltaproteobacteria bacterium genome includes the window TTCCGGACGATCCCCAGGTTCTGGAGAGGGATTTCCTGGCGGAACCGCGCCGAGAAGGTGCGCGCCGACGCGTACCGGTCGCCCACCCTCCGCAGCACCGCGTCCCCCGCCCCCTCCGTCCCCGCGGCGGCGGCCGGAACGGACGACAGGAGGAACAGCGCGATCGCAAGCCGGACCGGCCGCATTCGAATCACTCCTCCTTGCGCGTGACGTACACTTCGCGCTGCTTCCCGCCCTCGGCGGGGCCGACGATCCCCTGGCGCTCCATCTCCTCCACGATCCTCGCGGCGCGGTTGAACCCGATCTTCAGGCGGCGCTGGAGGAAGGATACGGAGGCGCGGCCCGCCCGGACGACCTCCTCCACCGCGGCGTCGAACATCTCGTCGCGCGACGGATCCGCCTCCTCCGTCGACGGAGGCGCCGTGATCGCGGTGTCGTAGGCCGGCGGCCCCTGCCCTCTCAGGTGCTCCGTGACGCGCTGGATCTCCCCCTCGCTGACGTAGGGGCCGTGGACCCGGACGATCCCGCCCACCCCGGGCTGGAGGAACAGCATGTCGCCGAACCCGAGGAGCGTCTCGGCCCCGCCCTGGTCGAGGATGGTCCGCGAGTCGACCTGCGAGGTCACCTTGAAGGAGACGCGGGACGGGAAGTTCGCCTT containing:
- a CDS encoding DNA translocase FtsK encodes the protein VDPKMLELSLYEGIPHLYHPVVTQPRDAGQVLKWAVGEMRGRYQLMMENGVRHIDAFNQFVEKRQRQGGRAKAAGESDDLARIPYIVIVIDELADLMMTSSSRREVEDSITQLTQMARAAGIHLVFATQRPSVDVLTGVIKANFPSRVSFKVTSQVDSRTILDQGGAETLLGFGDMLFLQPGVGGIVRVHGPYVSEGEIQRVTEHLRGQGPPAYDTAITAPPSTEEADPSRDEMFDAAVEEVVRAGRASVSFLQRRLKIGFNRAARIVEEMERQGIVGPAEGGKQREVYVTRKEE